From the genome of Halorussus caseinilyticus, one region includes:
- a CDS encoding NYN domain-containing protein, with product MTEIHPHQRVAVLADAQNLYHTAQSVYSRNIDYSAVLEKSVQDRELTRAIAYVIQADSPDEERFFEALADIGFETKIKELKTFGDGTKKADWDVGMSLDAVTLANHVDTVILCTGDGDFSRLCSHLRHEGVRTEVTSFEESTSEELIQAADAFIDMSERPDTFLL from the coding sequence ATGACCGAAATTCACCCGCACCAGCGGGTCGCAGTCCTCGCGGACGCCCAAAATCTCTATCACACTGCCCAGAGCGTCTACAGTCGAAACATCGACTACTCCGCGGTTCTCGAAAAGTCGGTGCAGGACCGCGAACTCACCCGTGCCATCGCCTACGTGATTCAGGCCGACAGTCCCGACGAAGAGCGCTTCTTCGAGGCGCTCGCGGACATCGGCTTCGAGACCAAAATCAAGGAACTCAAGACGTTCGGCGACGGGACCAAGAAGGCCGACTGGGACGTTGGCATGAGCTTAGACGCCGTGACGCTGGCGAACCACGTCGATACCGTCATCCTCTGTACCGGCGACGGCGACTTCTCGCGGCTCTGTTCTCACCTCCGACACGAGGGCGTGCGGACGGAAGTCACTAGCTTCGAGGAATCGACTTCGGAAGAACTGATTCAGGCCGCAGACGCCTTCATCGACATGTCCGAACGGCCCGACACGTTCCTGCTCTGA
- a CDS encoding NAD(P)/FAD-dependent oxidoreductase has protein sequence MTDVVVAGGGLAGLVASRHLAEAGADVRLFERQSDLGGRVRSLRRDGFVFDRGFQVLFTAYPAARRELDFDALDLRYFKPGAVVARPGERSTLADPFRDVDAALETAFNREVTLRDKLRVLELRRELADKPDREIFAGPDESTREYLRDRGFSDQFVENFAAPFYGGITLDRSLGTSKKVFEFTFKMLTVGRIAVPARGMAAVSEQLAETARDAGVEFVTDETVTDLDPHASDPEVELGRDSTSADAVVVATDPKQARELTGVESIPTDAKGCVTQYYAFDGPELDAGKRLLLNAESDAPNQVAQLSAVAPEYAPEDRNLLSATYLGVSDDPDEDLAARTTRTLDSWYPERRLDLEPLHTSRIEFAQFAQPPGVHDGLPDVRAPEGPVYLAGEYTDASSLNAAMVSGREAAKRVARDFELEFRA, from the coding sequence ATGACCGATGTCGTCGTCGCTGGCGGTGGACTCGCCGGACTGGTCGCTAGTCGCCACCTCGCGGAGGCGGGCGCGGACGTGCGACTCTTCGAGCGCCAGTCGGACCTCGGCGGGCGGGTGCGGTCGCTCCGCCGCGACGGGTTCGTCTTCGACCGGGGGTTTCAGGTGCTTTTCACCGCCTACCCCGCGGCCCGACGGGAACTCGACTTCGACGCCCTCGACCTCCGGTACTTCAAGCCCGGTGCGGTCGTCGCTCGGCCGGGCGAGCGCTCGACGCTCGCCGACCCCTTCCGGGACGTGGACGCCGCGCTCGAAACCGCGTTCAATCGGGAGGTGACGCTCCGGGACAAACTCCGAGTGCTGGAACTCCGGCGGGAACTCGCCGACAAGCCCGACCGGGAGATTTTCGCCGGACCGGACGAGTCCACCCGCGAGTACCTCCGCGACCGGGGCTTCTCCGACCAGTTCGTGGAGAACTTCGCCGCGCCGTTCTACGGCGGTATCACGTTAGACCGGAGTCTCGGCACCTCGAAGAAGGTGTTCGAGTTCACGTTCAAGATGCTGACGGTCGGGCGCATCGCGGTCCCGGCCCGCGGGATGGCGGCGGTCAGCGAGCAACTGGCCGAGACCGCCCGCGACGCGGGCGTCGAGTTCGTGACCGACGAGACGGTCACGGACCTCGACCCGCACGCGAGCGACCCCGAAGTCGAACTCGGCCGGGACTCGACCAGCGCCGACGCGGTGGTGGTCGCCACCGACCCCAAGCAGGCCCGCGAGTTGACCGGCGTCGAGTCGATTCCGACCGACGCGAAAGGGTGTGTCACCCAGTACTACGCCTTCGACGGCCCGGAACTCGACGCCGGGAAGCGACTCCTGTTGAACGCCGAGTCCGACGCGCCGAACCAAGTCGCCCAGCTCTCCGCGGTCGCGCCCGAGTACGCGCCCGAGGACCGGAACCTGCTGAGCGCGACCTACCTCGGGGTGTCCGACGACCCCGACGAGGACCTCGCCGCGAGGACGACCCGGACGCTCGACTCGTGGTACCCCGAGCGCAGACTCGACCTCGAACCGCTCCACACCAGCAGAATCGAGTTCGCGCAGTTCGCCCAACCGCCGGGGGTCCACGACGGCCTGCCCGACGTGCGCGCGCCGGAGGGTCCGGTCTACCTCGCGGGTGAGTACACCGACGCCTCGTCGCTGAACGCCGCGATGGTGAGCGGCCGTGAGGCCGCGAAACGGGTCGCTCGGGACTTCGAGTTGGAGTTTCGAGCGTAG
- a CDS encoding tRNA (adenine-N1)-methyltransferase, producing the protein MTVLLVHGDREYLREPGEELQTDLGVLDVPEDVEPGQTLETHLGEPFEVRRLRGPDLFNHFERTGAPMMPRDVGLIVGHTGIGRGDRVLDAGTGTGVLSAYLGRMGAEVTTFERDPDFAEVARGNMEMADVTDRVDVRVGDVTDEIGDASADLGEFDVLTLDTEDAPEVVARAPDLLARGGFVAVYSPFVEHTREVVESARETGLADVETFETIQRRMDFDDRGSRPSTAGVGHTGYLSFARRP; encoded by the coding sequence GTGACGGTCCTGCTCGTCCACGGCGACCGGGAGTACCTCCGGGAACCCGGCGAGGAACTCCAGACCGACCTCGGCGTCCTCGACGTTCCCGAGGACGTGGAACCCGGCCAGACGCTGGAGACCCATCTGGGCGAACCGTTCGAGGTCCGACGCCTGCGCGGTCCGGACCTGTTCAACCACTTCGAGCGCACCGGCGCGCCGATGATGCCCCGCGACGTGGGCCTCATCGTCGGCCACACCGGAATCGGCCGCGGCGACCGCGTGCTGGACGCCGGGACCGGAACCGGCGTCCTCTCGGCCTACCTCGGCCGGATGGGTGCCGAGGTGACGACGTTCGAACGCGACCCCGACTTCGCGGAAGTCGCTCGCGGGAACATGGAGATGGCGGACGTGACCGACCGGGTTGACGTTCGGGTCGGCGACGTGACCGACGAGATTGGCGACGCCAGCGCGGACCTCGGCGAGTTCGACGTGCTGACCCTCGACACCGAGGACGCGCCGGAAGTCGTCGCTCGCGCGCCCGACCTGTTGGCCCGCGGCGGATTCGTCGCGGTCTACTCGCCGTTCGTGGAACACACCCGCGAGGTGGTCGAGTCGGCCCGCGAGACCGGTCTCGCCGACGTGGAGACGTTCGAGACCATCCAGCGCCGGATGGACTTCGACGACCGAGGGTCGCGGCCCTCGACCGCTGGTGTCGGTCACACCGGCTATCTGTCGTTCGCGCGACGGCCGTAG
- a CDS encoding transcription factor S, translating to MEFCDECGSMMKAEDELWVCGSCGHKEPKDPDANYVVTEDQEVSEVIESGDEENTALPTTEAHCPECDNDTARWYMQQIRAADESETRFFVCTECDHKWREDDN from the coding sequence ATGGAGTTCTGTGACGAGTGCGGTTCGATGATGAAAGCCGAGGACGAACTGTGGGTGTGTGGCAGTTGCGGTCACAAGGAACCGAAAGACCCCGACGCCAACTACGTCGTCACCGAGGACCAAGAAGTCAGCGAGGTCATCGAGTCCGGCGACGAGGAGAACACCGCCCTGCCGACCACCGAGGCCCACTGCCCGGAGTGTGACAACGACACCGCCCGATGGTACATGCAACAGATTCGGGCGGCCGACGAGAGCGAGACTCGATTCTTCGTCTGTACCGAGTGCGACCACAAGTGGCGAGAGGACGACAACTAG
- a CDS encoding formyltransferase family protein yields MSDTLEVALLVRGTDVPAWQASAVEAMLARTDAEVSHVVRSTGSVAGSDGGLDHYLDRVREYPLWTPVGAAFRFTDRPPYRRPREVGDIAGLGGPETLAVEPDPAPDFGNVLPDHAVETVGEADVAIRFGFGILKGDVLDAPDHGVLSFHHGDLRKYRGMPSGFWEYLHDEDTAGVTLQRLSETLDGGAIVAYEPVDIAEAPTWPAVRRRLFSVSDDVLVKGVRNVSRGVEPRSPDDLGDLYSLPEGGDVLKYVVKEGKGRVRQVVE; encoded by the coding sequence ATGTCAGACACGCTCGAAGTCGCGCTGTTAGTCCGCGGGACCGACGTTCCGGCGTGGCAGGCCAGCGCAGTCGAGGCGATGCTCGCCCGGACCGACGCCGAGGTCAGCCACGTCGTCCGGAGTACCGGGTCGGTCGCCGGGAGCGACGGCGGACTCGACCACTACCTCGACCGAGTGCGCGAGTATCCGCTCTGGACGCCGGTCGGCGCGGCGTTCCGGTTCACCGACCGGCCGCCGTACCGCCGACCGCGGGAGGTGGGCGACATCGCGGGACTGGGTGGCCCCGAGACGCTGGCGGTCGAACCCGACCCCGCACCCGACTTCGGCAACGTCCTGCCCGACCACGCCGTCGAGACGGTCGGCGAGGCGGACGTGGCGATTCGGTTCGGGTTCGGTATCCTCAAGGGCGACGTACTCGACGCGCCGGACCACGGCGTCCTCAGCTTTCACCACGGCGACCTGCGGAAGTACCGCGGGATGCCCTCCGGATTTTGGGAGTACCTCCACGACGAGGACACCGCGGGCGTGACCCTCCAGCGACTCTCCGAAACGCTCGACGGCGGGGCCATCGTCGCCTACGAACCGGTGGACATCGCCGAGGCCCCGACGTGGCCCGCCGTCCGGAGACGCCTGTTTTCGGTCTCCGACGACGTACTCGTGAAGGGCGTCCGGAACGTCTCGCGCGGCGTCGAACCCCGGTCGCCCGACGACCTCGGCGACCTCTACTCGCTCCCGGAGGGCGGCGACGTGCTGAAGTACGTCGTCAAGGAGGGGAAGGGCCGGGTCCGGCAGGTGGTGGAGTAG
- a CDS encoding nascent polypeptide-associated complex protein has product MFGGGGGGLDPRKMQQMMKQMGIDVDELDAEEVVITKSDGEQLVFDNPDITVMDARGQETYQVVGEPETRDGAGGATAVESSEDAGNAGGIPDEDVEIVAQRTGVTEDDARDALEATDGDLAAAVERLE; this is encoded by the coding sequence ATGTTCGGAGGAGGCGGCGGGGGACTAGACCCTCGCAAAATGCAGCAAATGATGAAGCAGATGGGTATCGACGTAGACGAACTCGACGCCGAAGAGGTCGTCATCACCAAGAGCGACGGCGAGCAACTGGTGTTCGACAACCCCGACATCACCGTGATGGACGCCCGCGGCCAAGAGACCTATCAGGTCGTCGGCGAACCCGAGACCCGCGACGGCGCGGGCGGGGCCACAGCAGTCGAGTCCAGCGAGGACGCGGGCAACGCTGGCGGCATCCCCGACGAGGACGTTGAAATCGTCGCCCAGCGAACCGGCGTGACCGAGGACGACGCCCGAGACGCCCTCGAAGCGACCGACGGCGACCTCGCGGCCGCGGTCGAGCGGTTAGAGTGA
- a CDS encoding metallophosphoesterase family protein, producing MLVLGDAHADAALQTGDLPVPTYFVAGNNEDFDAIDALRRGDDPASVTVRNARLLASTAAEVEGLRVAGLSGNYAPTKYDESRADLAGERRRHFVREDVARLKRVEDVDVLLTHEAPHGLIYYGYDAGCERIDELLDALGPDFCLVGHHERHAETTYGDTRVVSLAPRSESPRCG from the coding sequence ATGCTCGTCCTCGGAGACGCCCACGCCGATGCCGCGTTGCAGACGGGCGACCTGCCGGTCCCGACCTACTTCGTCGCCGGGAACAACGAGGACTTCGACGCCATCGACGCCCTCCGGCGCGGCGACGACCCCGCGAGCGTGACCGTCCGGAACGCCCGCCTGCTCGCCAGTACCGCGGCCGAAGTCGAGGGCCTGCGCGTGGCGGGTCTCTCGGGCAACTACGCGCCGACGAAGTACGACGAGTCGCGCGCGGACCTCGCGGGCGAGCGCCGACGCCACTTCGTCCGCGAGGACGTAGCGCGCCTGAAGCGGGTCGAAGACGTGGACGTACTCTTGACCCACGAAGCGCCCCACGGTCTGATTTACTACGGCTACGACGCTGGGTGCGAGCGAATCGACGAACTCCTCGACGCCCTCGGCCCCGACTTCTGTTTGGTCGGCCACCACGAACGCCACGCCGAAACGACCTACGGCGACACCCGCGTCGTCAGCCTCGCGCCGCGGAGTGAGTCGCCACGCTGTGGCTGA
- a CDS encoding metallophosphoesterase codes for MDAQFRDRAVYLPDEDALVVADLHVGRDAASAVELPLGERADLTERLADLLAAFDPAEVVIAGDLLHAFDRVPEGVAGTVAALRETAEAAGATFVVVRGNHDEMLDSVLEGTGISARGEYRVGETLVHHGHARPEGEAARYVVGHDHPAIEIEGKRHPCLLYGPGTFRGADVVMLPAFNRLAPGTTVNGMGARDFQSPVVTDADALRPVVWDSEGEDVLSFPPLGEFRRML; via the coding sequence ATGGACGCGCAGTTCCGCGACCGGGCGGTCTACCTCCCCGACGAGGACGCGCTGGTCGTCGCCGACCTCCACGTCGGGAGAGACGCGGCCTCGGCGGTCGAACTCCCGTTGGGCGAGCGCGCGGACCTGACCGAGCGACTCGCCGACCTGCTGGCGGCGTTCGACCCCGCGGAGGTCGTAATCGCTGGCGACCTGCTCCACGCCTTCGACCGGGTGCCCGAGGGCGTGGCCGGGACTGTCGCGGCGCTCCGCGAGACGGCCGAGGCGGCGGGCGCGACGTTCGTGGTCGTCCGCGGAAACCACGACGAGATGCTCGATTCGGTGCTGGAGGGGACCGGGATTTCCGCCCGCGGGGAGTACCGCGTCGGCGAGACGCTGGTCCACCACGGCCACGCGCGACCGGAGGGCGAAGCGGCCCGTTACGTCGTCGGCCACGACCACCCGGCCATCGAAATCGAGGGCAAGCGCCACCCCTGTCTGCTGTACGGTCCGGGGACGTTCCGCGGCGCGGACGTGGTGATGCTCCCCGCGTTCAACCGCCTCGCGCCCGGCACGACGGTCAACGGAATGGGGGCGCGGGACTTCCAGTCGCCGGTCGTGACCGACGCCGATGCGTTGCGGCCGGTGGTGTGGGATTCGGAGGGCGAGGACGTGCTGTCGTTTCCGCCCTTGGGCGAGTTCCGGCGGATGCTCTGA
- a CDS encoding DUF5789 family protein — MAREVKLSRVETVLGELSYPADRADAASEFEDVTLLLADGERNLGELIADVPADEFDSTDELQSEINNVLPREAVGEPYQSEGEG, encoded by the coding sequence ATGGCACGGGAGGTCAAACTCAGCCGCGTCGAAACAGTCCTCGGCGAACTCTCTTACCCGGCAGACCGGGCGGACGCCGCCAGCGAGTTCGAGGACGTGACGCTGTTGCTCGCGGACGGGGAGCGTAACTTGGGGGAACTAATCGCGGACGTTCCGGCCGACGAGTTCGACTCGACCGACGAACTCCAGTCCGAAATCAACAACGTCCTGCCGCGCGAGGCGGTGGGCGAACCCTACCAGTCGGAGGGCGAGGGATAA
- a CDS encoding PUA domain-containing protein, whose protein sequence is MSTTHTDDLPRLRTIADYQFGAGVGAVLFPDGEDRAVKRSSTGRPQQVIADAGRLVTYGTDGRFTLGLEGGRRVAAALEPPAGRVVVGDESEPFVRDGKNVFAKFVAAAGPEVRPGDEVAIVHEEGTLLGVGRAELSADAMADFDTGMAVMVREGAGENED, encoded by the coding sequence ATGAGTACGACTCACACCGACGACCTCCCTCGACTTCGGACCATCGCTGACTACCAGTTCGGGGCGGGCGTCGGCGCGGTGCTGTTCCCCGACGGCGAGGACCGAGCGGTCAAACGGTCCTCCACGGGACGGCCACAACAGGTCATCGCCGACGCCGGACGCCTCGTGACCTACGGCACGGACGGCCGGTTCACGCTCGGACTCGAAGGAGGCCGTCGGGTCGCGGCGGCGCTCGAACCCCCGGCGGGCCGGGTCGTCGTCGGCGACGAGAGCGAACCGTTCGTCCGCGACGGCAAGAACGTCTTCGCCAAGTTCGTCGCCGCGGCGGGTCCCGAAGTCCGACCCGGCGACGAAGTTGCAATCGTCCACGAGGAGGGAACCCTGCTCGGTGTCGGGCGGGCCGAACTCTCGGCCGACGCGATGGCCGACTTCGACACCGGGATGGCCGTGATGGTCCGCGAGGGCGCGGGCGAGAACGAGGACTGA
- a CDS encoding metallophosphoesterase family protein, whose translation MLVLGDAHADDPDNRRALFAAYREADADVALQLGDLLYYDLPIPTYFIAGNNEDFDTIDALRHGRVESSAVTNAHLLTDEAVEIEGLRVAGLSGNYAPTQFERPRPNLQGERRRHFVRGDVERLKQVEDVDVLLTHEAPHGLPVEESYEVGCEHIDGLLEALEPRLCLVGHHHEHAETTYGDTRVVSLAAVGERYYDLNPETLELTSYSTPSS comes from the coding sequence ATGCTCGTTCTCGGAGACGCCCACGCCGACGACCCCGACAATCGGCGCGCACTGTTCGCCGCCTACCGCGAGGCCGACGCCGATGTCGCCTTGCAGTTGGGCGACCTGCTCTACTACGACCTGCCGATTCCGACCTACTTCATCGCCGGAAACAACGAGGACTTCGACACCATCGACGCCCTCCGACACGGCCGCGTCGAGAGTTCCGCGGTCACGAACGCCCACCTGCTGACCGACGAGGCGGTCGAAATCGAGGGCCTGCGCGTGGCGGGTCTCTCGGGCAACTACGCTCCGACCCAGTTCGAGCGCCCCCGCCCGAACCTACAGGGCGAGCGCCGACGCCACTTCGTCCGCGGGGACGTAGAGCGCCTGAAACAAGTCGAGGACGTGGACGTACTCCTGACCCACGAAGCGCCCCACGGCCTGCCGGTCGAGGAGTCCTACGAAGTGGGGTGTGAACACATCGACGGGTTGCTGGAGGCGCTAGAGCCACGGCTCTGCTTGGTGGGCCACCACCACGAACACGCCGAGACGACCTACGGCGACACCCGCGTCGTGAGTCTCGCCGCGGTCGGCGAACGCTACTACGACTTGAACCCCGAGACGCTGGAACTGACTTCCTATTCGACGCCTTCCTCGTAA